One window of Papaver somniferum cultivar HN1 chromosome 9, ASM357369v1, whole genome shotgun sequence genomic DNA carries:
- the LOC113314372 gene encoding zinc finger A20 and AN1 domain-containing stress-associated protein 5-like: protein MAEEQRCQTPPEHRLCANNCGFFGSPATLNLCSKCYRDHCLSEQQASSAKIAVEKSLAGSSSSMTTTKVVVSTPALVLPSTSADSTNLVTAATSSPAEEPPVVASPVVDAQPGRCSTCRKKVGLTAIKCKCGMTFCATHRYPEKHECTFDYKALGRNAISKANPVVKADKLEEKI, encoded by the coding sequence ATGGCAGAAGAACAAAGATGTCAAACTCCACCAGAACACAGATTGTGTGCAAACAATTGCGGATTCTTTGGTAGTCCAGCAACTTTAAATTTGTGTTCCAAGTGTTATCGGGATCATTGCCTTTCTGAACAACAAGCTTCTTCTGCGAAAATTGCCGTTGAAAAATCTCTAGCTGGATCATCCTCTTCAATGACAACAACCAAAGTGGTGGTCTCTACTCCTGCCTTGGTGCTTCCATCAACTTCGGCCGACAGCACAAATCTGGTCACTGCTGCAACTTCATCTCCTGCGGAAGAACCTCCAGTAGTAGCTTCACCAGTGGTCGATGCACAACCAGGTCGATGCTCGACTTGTAGGAAAAAAGTCGGTTTGACAGCAATCAAGTGCAAATGTGGGATGACATTCTGTGCTACTCACAGGTATCCAGAAAAACATGAGTGTACGTTTGATTACAAGGCTCTTGGAAGAAATGCTATTTCAAAGGCTAATCCTGTCGTTAAAGCGGATAAGCTCGAGGAGAAGATTTGA
- the LOC113314371 gene encoding nifU-like protein 4, mitochondrial, translated as MRSLGRRLINRVITQTKSQQRQHQSVITRSISSSSSSTRISSPFYIQTYKFSSSAFNPSRTQFLNSTKCTGFGGQKRSMFIQTQSTPNPSSLMFYPGKPVMEVGSADFPNPRTAMNSPLAKAIYGVDGITRVFFGSDFVTVTKSEEASWDLLKPEIFAAIMDFYTSGKPLFLDASVASAKDTAIHEDDTEIVAMIKELLETRIRPAVQDDGGDIVYRGFDPETGVVKLQMQGACSGCPSSAVTLKSGIENMLMHYVPEVKSVEQEMDEEEVNEEENESVTS; from the exons ATGAGGAGCTTAGGAAGAAGATTGATTAATCGAGTTATCactcaaacaaaatcacaacaacGACAACACCAATCCGTTATTACTCGTTctatttcctcttcttcttcttcaaccagAATATCTAGTCCATTCTATATACAAACTTACAAATTCTCTTCTTCTGCTTTCAATCCATCTAGAACACAGTTTCTTAATTCAACGAAATGCACAGGGTTTGGAG GACAGAAGAGGAGTATGTTTATACAAACCCAATCAACACCCAATCCTTCTTCCTTGATGTTTTACCCTGGTAAACCAGTTATGGAAGTTGGGAGCGCCGACTTTCCAAATCCGCGTACAGCCATGAATTCACCTCTAGCTAAAGCTATCTATGGAGTTGATG GTATTACACGGGTGTTCTTTGGATCAGATTTTGTAACTGTGACAAAGTCAGAGGAAGCTTCATGGGATTTGCTAAAACCCGAGATATTTGCAGCGATTATGGACTTCTATACCTCTGGAAAGCCACTATTTCTGGATGCAAGTGTTGCATCTGCCAAGGACACAGCTATTCATGAG GATGATACAGAGATTGTTGCAATGATCAAAGAATTGCTGGAGACTCGCATTAGGCCTGCAGTACAagatgatggtggtgacattgtGTACCGAGGATTTGATCC GGAAACTGGAGTAGTTAAGCTACAAATGCAGGGAGCTTGTAGTGGTTGCCCTAGCTCAGCTGTCACTCTAAAATCAGGGATTGAAAACATGCTCATGCATTATGTACCTGAG GTGAAAAGTGTAGAACAAGAAATGGACGAAGAAGAAGTTaacgaagaagaaaatgaatctGTCACCAGCTAA
- the LOC113311487 gene encoding uncharacterized protein LOC113311487: MNLFILNTGSPLFISQSLLSCRVLLEASRGRLRVPGLRMAYIPPHKRQSKDGDNIPVPTPSLLEHQFQRRLNLRSSSGSESSTRVYNARKVGIMIYAKDAISKWFIQGGSRSDGDHLPAGSVRMDPFRLSKSFEWKRWGDAFVLTCDPVDLRREEIPSGEIGEELKLSFVIRIGKILFHGKYFSGGVATRADAQSCFGHVGRSFCTNLPDSYMESILATVVPKVGVDSHQAKEYYHVKVFDKPNPNTSISIKCRVISGQLKMHKIELNQKRCLVVDGSGPEVDVIHQEGIDNAIDGGR, from the exons ATGAATCTCTTCATCTTAAATACAGGTTCTCCACTCTTTATTTCTCAATCACTCCTGTCCTGTAGAGTACTTTTAGAAGCTAGTAGAGGGAGATTGAGAGTTCCAGGACTTCGAATGGCATACATACCACCACATAAGAGGCAGTCTAAGGATGGTGATAATATTCCTGTTCCTACACCTTCTTTGCTTGAACATCAATTCCAGAGAAGATTAAACTTGAGATCTTCATCTGGTTCTGAATCAAGTACTAGAGTTTATAACGCTCGAAAGGTTGGAATAATGATTTACGCAAAAGATGCCATTTCTAAATGGTTTATACAAGGTGGTTCAAGATCTGATGGTGATCATCTCCCGGCAGGTTCAGTTCGAATGGATCCTTTTCGTCTTTCCAAGTCGTTTGAGTGGAAACGATGGGGAGATGCATTTGTTTTGACTTGTGACCCAGTGGATCTCCGCAG AGAAGAAATACCTTCGGGAGAGATCGGAGAAGAACTGAAGCTTTCTTTTGTCATCAGaattggaaaaattctttttcatGGCAAGTACTTTTCTGGAGGTGTAGCAACCAGGGCGGATGCACAATCTTGTTTTGGTCACGTTGGAAGATCATTTTGCACAAACCTTCCCGACTCATACATGGAATCCATTCTTGCTACAGTTGTTCCAAAAGTCGGAGTTGATTCCCACCAAGCAAAGGAGTATTATCATGTAAAGGTATTCGACAAGCCTAACCCTAATACATCTATTTCAATCAAATGCCGAGTTATATCTGGACAACTTAAAATGCACAAGATTGAGCTGAACCAGAAGAGGTGTTTAGTAGTGGATGGATCTGGACCTGAGGTTGATGTTATCCACCAAGAGGGGATTGACAACGCCATTGATGGAGGACGCTGA
- the LOC113308062 gene encoding uncharacterized protein LOC113308062 gives MAAYVPPHKRYSKDGDDNNNRPLPTQFQINVGESSTSKDRARKRGFVLNMPNAVFMSFMESDDDDIPANSIRLVLVDGYTCLRSTSFSRRGFAKNTPWVSITKRIQSELLASFANVRSAMDLGEAGSAIKPTFVARIGQIHLLDPPDNMLISSSKLEAETAAAHVKKQFCTNLPDSYMEAILGGVAPKIVADLHHSKEYYQVLVSDKRDPKSAIIIKCQIICGELKIQKIEKNPKRCFVANVVCLDRDLDLRLRLAIKRDLTMALKDDSKELKSLKHFVDSAILDGSVKGGLRWPLGKEHSSDGRYSVIKTFRCTVKTFKNSSLKLRLMNADGFNLCTSNGKVENELVLDMKEINEMLIDRMLDMEPAIERLQEALKLVWNHLLIFEL, from the coding sequence ATGGCAGCATACGTTCCTCCTCACAAGAGGTACTCTAAGGATggtgatgataataataataggCCACTTCCAACTCAGTTCCAGATCAATGTGGGGGAATCTTCTACTTCGAAAGATCGTGCTCGGAAGCGTGGATTTGTCCTGAACATGCCAAATGCTGTTTTTATGTCGTTCATGGAATCTGATGATGATGACATCCCTGCAAATTCAATTCGGTTGGTGCTTGTTGATGGATACACCTGCCTCAGGTCAACATCCTTTAGCCGCAGAGGTTTCGCAAAGAATACTCCATGGGTGTCTATTACTAAGAGAATACAGTCAGAGCTACTAGCTTCGTTTGCAAATGTGAGAAGTGCAATGGATTTGGGAGAAGCAGGATCAGCAATAAAGCCAACTTTTGTAGCTAGAATTGGTCAAATTCACCTGCTTGACCCTCCAGACAACATgctcatcagcagcagcaagttGGAGGCTGAAACTGCTGCAGCTCATGTCAAAAAACAATTCTGTACAAACCTTCCTGATTCATATATGGAGGCCATTCTTGGTGGAGTTGCTCCGAAGATTGTAGCTGATTTGCACCATTCGAAGGAGTACTACCAAGTGCTTGTTTCTGACAAGCGAGATCCAAAATCAGCTATCATTATCAAATGCCAAATAATATGCGGAGAGCTTAAGATACAGAAGATCGAGAAGAACCCAAAGAGATGCTTTGTAGCCAATGTTGTGTGCCTCGACAGGGATCTTGACCTGAGGTTGAGGCTAGCTATCAAGAGGGACTTGACGATGGCACTCAAGGATGACTCTAAAGAGCTAAAAAGCCTGAAACATTTTGTTGATTCTGCAATCTTGGATGGAAGTGTAAAAGGTGGCTTGAGATGGCCTTTGGGAAAGGAGCACTCCTCCGATGGTAGATACTCCGTCATAAAGACGTTCCGCTGTACTGTTAAAACTTTCAAGAATTCATCCTTGAAGTTGAGGCTTATGAACGCAGACGGATTTAATTTATGCACTTCCAATGGAAAAGTCGAAAATGAACTGGTTTTAGATATGAAAGAAATAAACGAGATGTTAATTGACAGGATGCTTGACATGGAACCTGCCATTGAAAGACTTCAAGAGGCTCTGAAATTGGTATGGAATCACTTGTTGATCTTTGAACTGTGA
- the LOC113311488 gene encoding uncharacterized protein LOC113311488 — MAYIPPHKRHSKDDNNIPLPTQFQKKVGSSSSSTSKSTTKRTKDRAAKLMGRHIIYLHCSISKWFIEADDDQISADSIRLEPFVGYKSVEWERGGKPFILVCDSLTDSGSGFPKNNTPWVSITDNIRSDLLASFENMRTTIDLGEAGVAMKTTFVARFGTVLFHKPSVNISSSSSKSEAATTLARVRKQFCTKVTDSYIETIFGGVFPMIVADPYQPKEYYRVQVSDKVEPESATKRDLTAALKDEELKGLKQLVDSAILDGNVKGGLRWPMGKEHSFDGRYSVVGAWHSIVKTFKNASLKLKFINADRFDFCTSDGEIGKELTPDMKGVNDMLMDRLVDMEPAIGSLEDNLKLVWNHLLSF; from the exons ATGGCATACATTCCTCCTCACAAAAGGCACTCTAAGGATGATAATAATATCCCCCTCCCAACTCAGTTCCAAAAGAAGGTGGGGTCATCATCATCGTCTACatctaaatcaacaactaaaCGTACCAAAGATCGTGCTGCAAAGCTTATGGGTAGACATATCATTTACCTCCATTGTTCTATTTCTAAGTGGTTTATAGAAGCTGATGACGATCAGATCTCTGCAGATTCAATTCGGTTGGAGCCTTTTGTTGGATACAAGTCCGTTGAGTGGGAACGCGGTGGAAAACCATTTATTCTGGTTTGCGATTCCCTCACAGACAGCGGCAGTGGTTTTCCAAAGAATAATACTCCATGGGTTTCCATTACTGACAACATACGGTCAGATCTACTAGCTTCTTTTGAGAATATGAGAACTACAATAGATTTGGGAGAGGCAGGAGTAGCGATGAAGACAACTTTTGTAGCTAGATTTGGTACAGTTCTCTTTCATAAGCCTTCAGTCAAcataagcagcagcagcagcaagtcgGAGGCTGCAACTACTTTAGCTCGCGTCAGAAAACAGTTCTGTACAAAGGTTACTGATTCATATATCGAAACCATTTTCGGTGGAGTTTTTCCGATGATTGTAGCTGATCCGTACCAACCGAAGGAGTACTACCGTGTGCAAGTTTCTGACAAGGTGGAACCAGAATCAG CTACAAAGAGGGACTTGACGGCCGCacttaaagacgaagaactaaaaGGCTTAAAACAGTTGGTTGATTCTGCAATCTTGGATGGCAACGTAAAAGGTGGCTTGAGATGGCCTATGGGGAAGGAGCACTCTTTTGATGGTAGATACTCGGTTGTAGGGGCTTGGCATAGCATTGTTAAGACTTTCAAGAATGCATCCTTGAAGCTAAAGTTTATAAATGCAGACAGGTTTGATTTCTGCACTTCTGATGGAGAAATTGGAAAGGAACTAACTCCAGATATGAAAGGAGTAAATGATATGTTAATGGACAGGCTGGTCGACATGGAACCTGCCATTGGAAGCCTTGAGGACAATTTGAAGTTGGTATGGAATCATTTGCTGAGCTTTTGA